The segment TCACAGCTAGACAACGCCACAGATTTCGATGAGAGGCGAATGATTCGTGCTGCATTAAGGGAcctgctgaagaagaagaggggtagaaaatgaatgtctTCGTACCTCTGTTGCTCTTTTGACACTGTGCTTGCTCTCTAAATTCTCCTCCCCGTGTGTCATCAGAGAAGCGAGAACAGGAGCGAGGGACGAGGCAGCAGGACTTGAGACAGCAGGGCCTGAGCAAAGGAGGGAGAGCAGGCGGAGCTGTGAGCGTAGGCAGAGCCTCCATGAACCAGCCATCGATGCACAGTACGTCTGATTGATGGAGTTACTCTCTGACACCTCTGTAAATATCGAAACTGATATTATTTTTGATGTTCCTACATCTTCTCAGAACCACCTGGACAGGCCTCCGCGTCAGCCTCCACCCCGTTTACCAGAACAGCAGGCAGGTGAGTCACACTTCAGCACAGGAGGAGATCatgcatgttattattatatataaaagaagACAGAGTCTTCCAGTTAGAAAGTGAATCCTGAGAGGTAGGGTGGAAGCAGCAGACTCTGCTCGTAAAAAGAAGagtctgtttgaatggaagtctgtgggGGAAAATTCCCACTTGATTTGTCCAGCCATCTTTTACCTTCTTACCGTCTTCTTCAGTAGAACTTGATGTCAATATTGTGAAGTACATCCCAATTTTGAGGAAAACGCGGTACATTTGAGTGGACACCCGTGGGATTGAGATATGTGAATGTCCTGTTGTAAAAACTGTCATGGCATCAGTCAATTCACATATCTTCTAACTGGAAGGCtacatccattttatttatatacactcTAGTTTGGTTACATTAAAGCTTACATCTGTCGTCTGTCtctgaaacattttgtcaaaattcTCATACCCAGAGGATATTGAATAAAGTTCAGAAGCTGATATATCCCACGCCCTCGCCTTTGCTCTCACATTATCTCTCATAATCTccccccaaaacacacagaacacacactaCATGAAGGAGAGTGGAGTAGAGAGAGACCTCTGAGGACTGTTTAGTTGATATTTACATCGTCTGAATCAGCTGGACACTATACTTTATCATAATAAACTGCCAAACAGGTCGGTGAGTAACATTTATGCCTGTGGGTCAGTGTAACgagattttcttctttttttccagtcaaATTTATTGATTGATGGATATTCAGGACTGAAAGACACAAATATTTGGAACTTAAACTATTGAGTGTTCTTCAACAACATTGCAAATCCTAAATCACAGTTGAAAAGTCTATGTCATATGATTTCATGTGTCAGCAACAGTGTCCTCTAATGGGAGCACAACCTCGTCTTTGGAGCAAAGTCTTCCAACATGTTTAGCAATCTCCTCCAcccaaaaagggacaaaataaacatttctgtgCGTGCCGTAACAATTACTGAATAACCCTGATGtatctctgtctcttctcctcaGCAAGGCCAGTCCTGCTGCAGCCTCAGTCCAGAAATGTCCTGCTGCAACACCCAACGctaaaaatgtcaaacagatGCTTCTGGATTGGTGCCGGGCCAAAACAGAGCCTTATGAGGTAAATATGCCCCGACTCTCTTACGCCTGTGAATTATTGCCCTCTGGAGCTATACATAGCTCTGCCCCCTATGTCTCGTTCTTTGCCACCATTTCTTCCAAACTGAGTCCCCTCTGGTGTGAAACAGGGGGTGGACATCCAGAACTTCTCCTCAAGTTGGAAAGATGGCATAGCCTTCTGTGCCTTGGTGCACCGGTTCTTCCCAGACGCCTTCGAGTACTCGATCCTTAACCCAAACAAGCCCAAGGAAAACTTCCAGCTGGCCTTCAGCACTGCAGAGTGAGCTCTCACTTCCTTATATGACGATGAAGATGTCTCATGTGCAGCAGTAGATTGTAGATTAtgagtaatgtgttttttaacgATACTTTCTGGGTCATTGTTTGCCTTGTGCCATTTGTCAGTGACAATTTGCTCTGTGCTTGCAGGAGACTGGCAGGCTGCCCCCCTCTGCTCGACCCTGACGATTTAGTGAGGATGAAAGAGCCCGACTGGAAGTGCGTGTACACGTACATTCAGGAGTTCTACCGCAGCCTGGTGGAGAAAGGCctggtgaaaacaaaaaagcgACTGTAGACTCCCCGAAAAGTCACACACAAGCTTGCGTGACGTCATCTTGTGTACAATGAAACCATGCAGGATGATTTTTGCGTACTGTTTTCAAgtgaatattatatttttttctgttatttctgtgaCCCCAGATTTGCTCTGAGTAAAAAGCTTGTGAATGTTAATGCACTGTGTCTAATTTGTAGTATTTCGactggtgtgtgtttgggtgagtgggtgtgtgtgtttgcagggactcgtgtgtctgtgtgtctctcggTGGACAGCTGGTGCCTCCGAGGGATCAGTAACATTCCACTGAGATTACACATCTGCATTAATTCCAGTCAGAGCCATAGAGCATCAGTGATGTCGTAGAGGGGCCTGACTGTGAGTATTAAAGGGGCTGTATGTAAGAGTTTAAAACagagtgttgtgttttgtttttaatttacatgTTTCAAAGCCACAAAACAATCTTCAAGTTTACTTTTCCCCCTGCAGAATATAAAATAAGGACACTTTTATTCTCACACTGTCTTTTGTTTCTCCAGGACTTCAATGTAAACgtcacaataaaatacagcatTCCCCTgactttaaatgtgattattatgaatataacataatatgatatgatataatataatataatataatattatattatattgtattgtattgtattgtattgtattgtattgtattatattattatgaattatattatacatatatattttttaaacgCGTATACTGTTGTGTAATTACTAGAGCTATATTGATTGTCACTATATCAGTGACTGAGCAGCTAAGGGAAATTAATGTCGTCACTGATGGGACAGATGATGGTTGTGATGTCTGGCTGTGATGGAACAGACCTTTGTTGTTGTGCCTGTTTTTGCTCTGCAGCCCGCCCTTCAGGTGCGTGTgagtgcgcgcgcgcgcgcgcgtgtgtgtgtgtgagagagagagagagagagagagagggagagagagagaggtgcagGCAGGATGCTGACTGAAAAGCGCACAGCTGCTCCGTCCAATCCGCCGCTGCGTTATAGTCAAACACTGTAAGAAGGATAATGTTTCCTCATCAGCTGTTGTATTTTAGTGCAAACATCAACATGCAAGAGCCCGGACACTTCCAACGCGACCGACTTCTGTCCTGACAGCGCGGTAGCGGTGCGGTGCAGCGCGACGCGACGCGGCGCAGCCGGTCTGCACCGTGACGGGCACGTCCGCTGTCCACGGTACTCACCAGGTCGCATCCGTCCCGCAGGCTGTGCGGGTCGCCCTGTACTCCAGACCATCATCAGTGGACCCTGCCCTCCCctcgcgtgcgtgtgtgtgtgtgtgtgtgaccgacGTACTGATGCTTTTCCCCTCTGTGGATTTGTGAGATCACCTTTACGGTTCAccttggagagagagaaaaaaaaaaaaaaaggtaagacATGTAACGAGATGCGTGAGATACACAGACCCATTGCAGCTACatgttgatatatatatatatacatatatatatacatatttgtaaCTTATCCTTTATGATGCTACTCAGTCTGCTCTAACATGTCATCTACATGTTAGAGcagagactgggtcaggacACACAACAAGTGCACCGAGATTTGTAGATTGTGTCCTGAAGAATGATTTGTTAAATTGCATGCATGACAttaaattatgattatttttttgattgataTTGAAATGTAACTCCTCAAAAATAACAATGGGCTGTTGCAGAAATAGTGAGAGAAAAACATAggcacacatttgctcttgttaTGATTTATATGGTGAATATGGGTCATCTTTAAAGAGTGGGTCTGCACATTTAAAGTTTGGCAAATGTAAAGTTGCATTTGCACTTTTAAAGTGGTTTTAATACAAACATGTATATGACTCcctgttgtttttggaaaatcTAATTCAATGATCAGGTGATTCTCCCCCCCCCAATTAGCATATcatgaatgtttaaaaagagGTGTTCAATTTCTGTgtgggagggaacaggagcaaCATGGTGGGAggctcttgttgttgttgtgacctACAGTATCTTTTGACATTGTCCCTTCAGACAAACCTGAGTTCCAAGACAAAAAGGTCCaagccaggggtgtcaaacatatggcccacgggccagaacCCGGCCCATCCCCTGGATGGATTTGTGAAAATATTCGATTTtgcagttccagatacctgtggcTCAATGTGCAAATTGTGCTgaatgtggcccctgaacttaaaatgagtttgacccCCCCTGGTCTAAGCACGGGTACGATTCCACAGTGATCACCAACATTTCTGCTTCATAGAAAGGGTCAGAGGGTTAGATCAACAACAGTGCAGTTCAAGACATGTCTGAagttcctcatcatcatcatcatcatcattatctgtGATGTTTGAGGAGCATGATGTGGGCGTAGGTGCTCAAGAACTTTCCCTCACTCTTCTCTCGTGTCCCTGTTTACAAAGGAGGCACtgataaatgttgatgttttagcTGCAGGCTTcactttaatgttgttgttttttttaggaatgAGTGGATATAATATtcaacatcagtgttttttgttttttatttaaccttgaTTAAATCCCACTTAGATtaagaacctctttttcaagggagtGCTGGCCAAGATGAGAAATAAGAAACACTCAACggtcacacatttacacagttaaaacacaagcagaaaacaaataaaaataatttacaagattatatttacaaacacattatggaaaaacaagtgcatgttgTGGAGTCGGCCTCAAGAACTCtcagtttggatttgaaagcGTTCAATGAAATTAACTCCTAGTTAGTTTCCAGTCTTTCTGTTGGCACGATACTCTGAGctatatttggacattgtttgagataaaacaagaaaaaggacAACTAAATAAGTATAATTTTGTAAAGACACTGTGTTAGCATTATATCTCGGTCGACATTCAACAATGGAAAATCGGACTGTAAAACAAGGTAAGTTGAGTTTTCTACCTTAAAAACACAAGATTGTTCTGTCTAATGATTAACCACAGACTACAATGTTTCAGGTTGATGGATCGCATGCAGCAGAAAGAGCTCAGCACTGCCCCGTGTGGGACGACTGTGCAACCACGACCTTGTGTGTTGATCGGCCCTGGTTCAAGTTCACCTCTGCAGGTCACAGTCCAGGAGTCGGTCACCATCAGTCCGTCAGAAACGCTCAACAAACAGTCTCATCTGAGCCTTGTCCAGGCTGCGAACGTGACGGAACAAATGCAGTCGGGGCGCAACAACTGTGGGCCCACAGCCCTGAAAAGCATAAGCCGACCAAGGCCGACCGCTCTTGGGACTAAACCTGTTCAAAAGCTGAACAGAATCTCAGTGGATCCATCCAAGAAGGAAATAGATTTGATCCCAGTTTGCATCCCAGGACCTCAGAGTGCCAACGTCCTGCCGCATTCACAGACCGAGAGCTCCTTCCTTCTCCACAGTCCTCAGAGTCCTCACAGCCCTCAGCCTTACCTGAGTCCCACTCCAGGTCTGTCCCAGTCTACCCTGAACTCACCCACTAGCCTCAGCCCCAAATCCAGCCTCTGCCCTCAGTCTCAGAGGACCCTCTCACCAGGGATCTCAAACCAAAGCCAAGTGCAGTCTGAGAAACCAGGAGGGGAGAATAATGAATTCAGGTGagacaaataaaacagcttCTATATGTTCTTGGTTTTTTAGCCACTATGACTGCAGTTTTCCTTTGATGTCCAAATGCAGCTACGGAAGCTGTCCCGCAGTAAGAAACCTGACGTGTACCAGACCCTGTCACATGAATCACGGCTGCAGAAATTCAATAAGAGGCTTTATGAAGCTGACAGAGTGACACTGCAGCCATATTTCGTTGGCAGGCCTCCCAGAGCCACACTTTGGCTCTGTTGTGGCCTCAGCCATAAACAACTGCCTgtgaaaacactttaaatttCATAGAGCTGTGTTTATACGCAGAATAAAAGGTACAGCAGAGGTTGTCAGATCTTGCCTGTCTGACTGTGACATAGTTCTCATATCATGTCAGAGCTTAAAAAGATAATATTGATCCAATATACTTTATCTAGTGTAATGTGTATGAATTAAGCTATGATTTTCTTAAAAGTAGTGCTTTTTGGCATAAAAGTTATTAGAACTGTCCATTAAGccacaaaatgtctgtctgcacatttgtttttggctttggcaatatctggcagttatttactgtgtgttaaagagtgtattaacagtttaaactgaacaaaaaaacactgcagttgtacaacagagtttgcatgttaaaattgaacattttaacattataaaacatatttacaataaaaaaatatatataccaatgtggaaaaaaaaggccaatGAGGCATTTTTCTCTGCTTACAATACTGTATTGGTGATATTGTAAGTTGATTttcacataatataatatacatacatttggAACCTTTTTCAGTATCTTTAATAGAGTGAAGTCTAATGCataggagaaataaaaataaatgaaacagtaaCAATAAACGAACAATAAATGGCAGGAAAACAGACAGTGAGGAATAAAGCACATGTGAGATTTTAAAATAGCATGGAATAATAAGTGAAATGGACCATTTGGATGACACATCAGTTGATTCATCAATTTTGTTCAGTTTATAGATGAAACTATTATGTGAGTCGTTCAGAAAACTGATGAattcttaataaataaaataatctcttCTCAttgcacactgacacacacacaatactaaGTCATTGGAGAGGTGGAGCAGCGCTTAATTATCGGGTTTTTTTATCTAACTGTACATGCTGCAGTATATCGCACAGGATTACGCCTCAGATTATGTCACCACACAGTACTTTAATCTAATGCAGCACTCTCACCGTTTCCTATCTGTTTGAAAGGGTGTATATTGTCACATGGAACGTGGGATCAGCTGTGCCGCCAGATGACATCACTTCTCTGTTCGGACCAAATGTTTCAGATGGGAGCGTTGACATGTTTATCATCGGGTAAGTGAGTTTTTTCTACCGCGCTCGAGTGCCAGAGAGACAACTGTGAGAGCCCACTCACTGTGGACATCTGTGTTCCCCTCCTGCTGTCCATCACTGTCCTTTTTATTCGTGACTCATGACTTTTTAATTCATGACTCATCTTAAATCATTAATAACCAGTGTCAGGTCACATACTGTAGAAAGTGAACATACCtaataataaaacttttttattcCAGTCACAAAGTGATCAACCATCATCCACTCTTTTCAAACCTCTATTAAATTTGCTGCAAAACTGCAGAACTACAAACATGGCAGCCTCTCAGAACAGAACAGCCACACTGTTGAATGGGATCTGCCATGTAACCTATAAAGTAAAAGCAGTTTTCTGTTGGAGCAACAACATTGTAGAGAAAAATACCTAACAATATCACAGAACACTGCATTTGCTGTATTCAGATCTCAGATCAAACCGTGTCTCCAATCATCCAAATGATGTAAACAACTCATAAACACTCATAGATAAAGGTATTATTTTACTGCCCGACACTGTTAATGATGTTTCTCTACTCTCTGGAACCTTCCAGACTCCAGGAGGTGAACTCCATGATAAACAAGCGGCTGAAGGACGCTCTCTTCTCAGACCAGTGGAGCGAGCTTTGCATGGACACCATCAGCCCTTTTGGATACGTTCTAGTCAGTGAAACATGTTCCtcacatgttaaaatgttgtgttaTACAATCAAATTCTCATCATCTTTCTTCTCCTCGCATAGGTGGCGTCCCAGCGAATGCAAggagtgctgctgctggttttctCCAAATCCTGCCATCTCCCGTTCCTCAGAGGCGTGCAGACGGAGAGGACGCGCACAGGACTCGGAGGATACTGGGTATGTGTTCCCATACTGAGCGACCAGAGCAAACATTTGAGGTGGGTCGAGTCAGTGGGCTTTAGAAGGGATGGGGTCAGATGCGGACAGGTGGCGCGTGTGGCTCTCCCTCCCCCCTGCCGGCAGGCACACGC is part of the Solea senegalensis isolate Sse05_10M linkage group LG15, IFAPA_SoseM_1, whole genome shotgun sequence genome and harbors:
- the smtna gene encoding smoothelin isoform X1 — protein: MEPKTDSGSAPLTSEALAAVEDEEVLNKMLDNATDFDERRMIRAALRDLLKKKREKREQERGTRQQDLRQQGLSKGGRAGGAVSVGRASMNQPSMHKPPGQASASASTPFTRTAGSKASPAAASVQKCPAATPNAKNVKQMLLDWCRAKTEPYEGVDIQNFSSSWKDGIAFCALVHRFFPDAFEYSILNPNKPKENFQLAFSTAERLAGCPPLLDPDDLVRMKEPDWKCVYTYIQEFYRSLVEKGLVKTKKRL
- the smtna gene encoding smoothelin-like protein 1 isoform X2, whose product is MIRAALRDLLKKKREKREQERGTRQQDLRQQGLSKGGRAGGAVSVGRASMNQPSMHKPPGQASASASTPFTRTAGSKASPAAASVQKCPAATPNAKNVKQMLLDWCRAKTEPYEGVDIQNFSSSWKDGIAFCALVHRFFPDAFEYSILNPNKPKENFQLAFSTAERLAGCPPLLDPDDLVRMKEPDWKCVYTYIQEFYRSLVEKGLVKTKKRL